The proteins below are encoded in one region of Acidobacteriota bacterium:
- a CDS encoding bifunctional 5,10-methylenetetrahydrofolate dehydrogenase/5,10-methenyltetrahydrofolate cyclohydrolase has translation MSARILDGKALAAKIRQQVARGVEDFVRRVGHPPGLGVVLVGQDPASAVYVRNKEKSALETGMHSQILRLPAEASRAQVLDAIGRMADDPRFHGILVQLPLPDHLDAEEIQQAVPPEKDVDGFHPVSAGRLLLGQQGGFVPCTPKGILAQLDEAGTSLRGAEVVIVGRSNIVGKPAALLLLARHATVTVCHSRTRDLEAVCSRADVLVASVGRPGLIRGRHIKPGAVVIDVGINRVDDRELAEDLLSGQPRRWERFLKKGHTLVGDVHFGEARERAGAVTPVPGGVGPLTVAMLLENTLEGARRSAGWTG, from the coding sequence GTGAGCGCCCGCATCCTCGACGGCAAAGCCCTGGCCGCCAAGATCCGACAACAGGTCGCCCGGGGCGTGGAAGACTTCGTCCGCCGGGTCGGCCATCCTCCGGGCCTGGGAGTGGTACTCGTGGGCCAGGACCCGGCCAGCGCGGTCTACGTGCGAAACAAGGAGAAGTCCGCGCTGGAAACCGGCATGCACTCGCAGATCCTGCGCCTGCCGGCCGAGGCCAGTCGCGCCCAGGTGCTCGACGCCATCGGCCGCATGGCCGACGATCCGCGTTTCCACGGCATCCTGGTCCAACTCCCCCTCCCCGACCACCTGGATGCGGAGGAGATCCAGCAGGCCGTACCGCCGGAAAAAGACGTCGACGGCTTCCATCCGGTTTCCGCGGGCAGACTCCTGCTCGGCCAGCAGGGCGGCTTCGTCCCCTGCACCCCGAAGGGCATCCTGGCCCAGCTGGACGAGGCGGGCACCTCGCTTCGCGGGGCCGAGGTGGTGATCGTCGGACGCTCCAACATCGTCGGCAAGCCGGCCGCCTTGCTGCTGCTCGCCCGCCACGCCACGGTGACCGTCTGTCACTCGCGGACCCGTGACCTGGAGGCCGTCTGCTCCCGGGCCGACGTCCTCGTCGCCTCGGTGGGCCGGCCCGGACTGATCCGCGGACGCCACATCAAGCCGGGCGCGGTGGTGATCGACGTGGGGATCAACCGCGTCGACGACCGGGAACTGGCCGAGGACCTGCTCAGCGGCCAGCCGCGCCGCTGGGAGCGCTTCCTCAAAAAGGGCCACACCCTGGTCGGCGACGTGCACTTCGGCGAAGCGCGGGAGCGGGCCGGGGCCGTGACACCGGTGCCGGGAGGCGTGGGTCCGCTGACCGTGGCGATGCTGCTGGAAAACACCCTCGAGGGAGCCCGCCGCAGCGCAGGATGGACGGGCTGA
- the uvrA gene encoding excinuclease ABC subunit UvrA, with protein MESYIHVRGAAEHNLKKIDVRIPRHRLVVVTGVSGSGKSSLAFDTIYAEGQRRYVESLSAYARQFLEMMQKPEVESIEGLSPAISIEQKTTSRNPRSTVGTVTEIYDYLRLLFARIGRPHCPHCGKEITRRTVQQIVDAVLELPEESRVQVLAPVVRSRKGHYRRDLEGWARQGFVRARVDGKIIDLDQPPDLDRKKVHDIDIIVDRLVLRDDIRGRLTDSVETALKLGEGLVRVLVGPDAEERLYSEHYSCPEHGVSIPEMSPRAFSFNSPYGACPACSGLGVDREFDPEKIVVDPDAPVVRGAIELWSGQDSYLGEMVAVVLRAHRVPVNTKWKDLPRRVQRIVMYGSGKEEYDFVFRSDRSRYAVRRPFEGVIPRLLRRLKETSSESVREDLERYMSSSPCSECDGARLRPEVLAVTVGAKNIAEATAMTVEQAGRHFRSLRLTRRERQIARLILKEIRERLGFLENVGLGYLTLDRAAATLSGGEGQRIRLATQIGSRLTGVLYVLDEPSIGLHQRDNRRLLDTLMSMRDLGNTVIVVEHDEETIRSADHVIDLGPGAGELGGEVVVAGTPEQVAACPRSLTGQYLSGKRRIETPARRQAPDGRWLTVRGARQHNLQNIDARLPVGLLTCVTGVSGSGKSTLVNQTLYPAMRRHFGMLSERPGEHDAIEGLEHFDKIVDIDQSPIGRTPRSNPATYVGLLTPIRELLAQVPEARARGYRPGRFSFNVKGGRCEACEGCGVIRIEMHFLPDVFVTCEECRGRRYNRETLEVRWKGRSIAEILELTVAQALEFFSAVPQVERRLSTLVDVGLGYLRLGQQATTLSGGEAQRVKLAKELSRRSTGRTLYLLDEPTTGLHFEDVRKLLEVLVRLRDEGNTIVVIEHNLDVIKTADWVLDLGPEGGAGGGRIVAEGTPETLAAQRESWTGRYLADHL; from the coding sequence ATGGAGTCCTACATCCACGTTCGTGGTGCCGCCGAGCACAACCTGAAAAAAATCGACGTGCGGATCCCCCGCCACCGGCTGGTGGTGGTCACCGGCGTCAGTGGGTCGGGGAAGTCCTCGCTGGCCTTCGACACGATCTACGCCGAGGGGCAGCGCCGCTACGTGGAGTCCCTCTCGGCCTACGCCCGGCAGTTTCTCGAGATGATGCAGAAGCCCGAAGTCGAGTCCATCGAAGGACTTTCACCGGCGATCTCCATCGAACAGAAGACGACCTCCCGCAACCCTCGCTCCACCGTCGGGACGGTGACCGAGATCTATGACTACCTGCGCCTGCTCTTCGCGCGGATCGGCCGGCCCCACTGCCCGCACTGCGGCAAGGAGATCACCCGGCGCACCGTGCAGCAGATCGTCGACGCGGTGCTCGAGCTGCCGGAAGAGAGCCGGGTGCAGGTGCTGGCCCCGGTGGTTCGCTCGCGCAAGGGGCATTACCGCAGGGATCTCGAAGGCTGGGCCAGGCAGGGCTTCGTCCGCGCGCGCGTCGATGGCAAGATCATCGACCTCGATCAGCCCCCGGACCTGGACCGGAAGAAGGTCCACGACATCGACATCATCGTCGATCGCCTGGTGCTGCGGGACGACATCCGCGGCCGCTTGACCGACTCGGTGGAGACGGCTCTCAAGCTGGGGGAGGGCCTGGTGCGGGTGCTCGTCGGTCCGGACGCCGAGGAACGGCTCTACTCCGAGCATTACTCCTGCCCGGAGCATGGCGTTTCGATTCCCGAGATGAGCCCCCGGGCTTTCTCCTTCAACTCGCCCTACGGCGCCTGTCCGGCCTGCAGCGGCCTGGGAGTGGATCGGGAATTCGACCCGGAGAAGATCGTCGTCGACCCCGATGCGCCCGTCGTTCGGGGCGCCATCGAGCTGTGGTCGGGCCAGGATTCCTATCTCGGTGAGATGGTGGCGGTGGTCTTGCGGGCCCACCGCGTGCCGGTCAACACCAAGTGGAAAGATCTGCCGCGCCGGGTACAGCGCATCGTGATGTACGGCTCGGGCAAGGAGGAGTACGACTTCGTCTTCCGTTCCGACCGGTCGCGCTATGCCGTCCGCCGGCCCTTTGAAGGAGTGATCCCCCGTCTGCTCCGCCGCTTGAAGGAGACTTCTTCCGAATCCGTGCGGGAGGACCTCGAGCGTTACATGTCCTCGTCGCCCTGCTCGGAGTGTGACGGCGCCCGGCTGCGCCCGGAAGTCCTGGCGGTCACCGTGGGGGCGAAGAACATCGCCGAGGCGACGGCCATGACCGTCGAGCAGGCGGGCCGGCATTTCCGCTCGCTGCGCCTGACGCGCCGGGAGCGTCAGATCGCCCGGCTGATTCTCAAGGAGATTCGCGAGCGCCTCGGCTTTCTCGAGAACGTGGGGTTGGGCTACCTGACCCTCGACCGGGCGGCGGCCACCCTCTCCGGTGGAGAAGGGCAGCGCATCCGGCTGGCGACCCAGATCGGATCCCGGCTCACCGGGGTGCTCTACGTGCTCGACGAGCCTTCCATCGGCCTGCACCAGCGGGACAACCGCCGCCTGCTGGATACCCTGATGTCGATGCGGGACCTGGGGAACACGGTGATCGTCGTCGAACACGACGAAGAGACCATCCGCAGCGCCGACCACGTGATCGACCTGGGTCCGGGCGCCGGAGAACTCGGTGGCGAGGTCGTCGTCGCCGGCACCCCGGAACAGGTCGCCGCCTGCCCGCGCTCCCTGACCGGACAGTACCTCTCCGGGAAACGGCGGATCGAAACGCCCGCGCGGCGGCAGGCGCCCGACGGGCGCTGGCTGACCGTACGGGGAGCCCGGCAGCACAACCTGCAGAACATCGATGCCCGTCTCCCCGTGGGCCTGCTGACCTGCGTGACGGGGGTTTCCGGCTCCGGCAAGTCGACCCTGGTCAACCAGACCCTCTACCCGGCCATGCGTCGCCATTTCGGCATGCTCTCCGAGCGCCCCGGTGAGCACGACGCCATCGAAGGTCTCGAGCACTTCGACAAGATCGTGGACATCGACCAGTCGCCGATCGGTCGCACGCCCCGCAGCAACCCGGCGACCTACGTGGGGTTGCTCACGCCGATCCGCGAGCTCCTGGCCCAGGTCCCCGAAGCCCGGGCGCGAGGCTATCGTCCCGGACGTTTTTCCTTCAACGTCAAAGGCGGGCGCTGCGAGGCCTGCGAAGGTTGCGGAGTGATCCGCATCGAGATGCACTTCCTGCCGGACGTCTTCGTGACTTGCGAAGAATGTCGCGGACGGCGCTACAACCGGGAGACTCTCGAGGTGCGGTGGAAGGGGCGCTCGATCGCCGAGATCCTCGAGCTGACCGTGGCCCAGGCCCTGGAGTTTTTCTCCGCCGTCCCCCAGGTCGAGCGGCGGCTGAGCACCCTGGTCGACGTGGGGCTCGGTTACCTGCGCCTGGGCCAGCAGGCCACGACTCTTTCCGGCGGGGAGGCCCAGCGGGTCAAGCTGGCCAAGGAGCTCTCCCGGCGCAGTACCGGCCGCACCCTCTACCTGCTCGACGAGCCCACCACCGGACTTCACTTCGAGGACGTGCGCAAGTTGCTGGAGGTACTCGTACGGTTGCGCGACGAGGGCAATACCATCGTGGTCATCGAACACAATCTCGACGTGATCAAGACCGCCGACTGGGTCCTGGACCTGGGTCCCGAGGGGGGCGCCGGGGGGGGGCGGATCGTCGCCGAGGGGACGCCCGAGACGCTGGCGGCACAGCGGGAGTCCTGGACCGGGCGTTACCTGGCGGATCATCTCTGA
- a CDS encoding TolC family protein has product MRVQWAAAFVAALTVGGTLAADPPLTLSRAACTALANSRAVLAADASAKAAAARARQARAHRLPQVDFSEVYHRTDSPAESFALQLNQERFDMQAFFGSDPNDPDPLTTWISRLEVVQPIYTGGKLSARIAQASLFSQAEALGSRHTLEQVTFETITAYTNLAKAREYLGLLEKARNTTAEHVALAEDYAEEGLIVEAELLKARVYLAKMGELVEQARSGAELAAAALNFHMGLPQSTSHELAPLPPTPTIEGDLDQWIERALAARRDLGAARHKLEAGRLEVKAATAGYRPEVALIGRYEWYDDVAFGNHGKSTTLMGVARINLFRGGADKAARAAARHQASAWESNVQRFEEGVTLQVRQAWQELLTARARRETALASLAAAEESLRVREERFRQGLDKMIDLLDAETQLREASVRELVARYDTTLATYRLLHASGLSLFEAEHLSEECR; this is encoded by the coding sequence ATGCGAGTCCAGTGGGCCGCGGCCTTTGTCGCCGCGCTAACCGTGGGTGGGACCCTGGCGGCCGACCCGCCCCTGACGCTCTCACGAGCCGCCTGTACCGCGCTGGCCAACAGCCGCGCGGTGCTGGCCGCCGATGCCTCCGCCAAGGCCGCCGCCGCGCGGGCCCGCCAGGCCCGTGCCCACCGGCTGCCCCAGGTGGACTTCTCGGAGGTCTACCACCGGACCGACAGTCCGGCGGAGAGCTTCGCCCTGCAACTCAACCAGGAACGCTTCGACATGCAGGCTTTCTTCGGGTCGGATCCCAACGACCCGGATCCCCTCACCACCTGGATCTCCCGCCTCGAGGTGGTCCAGCCGATCTACACCGGCGGCAAGCTCTCGGCGCGGATCGCCCAGGCCTCCCTGTTCAGTCAGGCCGAGGCTCTCGGGAGCCGGCACACCCTCGAGCAGGTGACCTTCGAAACCATCACCGCCTATACGAACCTGGCCAAGGCGCGGGAGTACCTGGGGCTGCTCGAAAAGGCCCGCAACACCACCGCCGAGCACGTGGCCCTGGCCGAGGACTATGCCGAAGAGGGGTTGATCGTCGAAGCCGAGTTGCTCAAGGCCCGGGTCTACCTGGCCAAGATGGGCGAGTTGGTCGAGCAGGCCCGCAGCGGCGCCGAACTCGCCGCCGCCGCGTTGAATTTTCACATGGGGTTGCCCCAGTCCACCAGTCACGAACTGGCGCCCCTGCCGCCGACTCCGACGATCGAGGGCGACCTGGACCAGTGGATCGAGCGTGCCCTGGCCGCCCGGCGTGATCTGGGAGCCGCCCGGCACAAGCTCGAGGCGGGACGGCTGGAGGTCAAGGCCGCCACGGCGGGCTATCGCCCGGAAGTGGCCCTGATCGGTCGTTACGAGTGGTACGACGACGTCGCCTTCGGCAACCACGGCAAGTCCACCACGTTGATGGGAGTCGCGCGCATCAACCTTTTCCGGGGTGGTGCCGACAAGGCCGCGCGGGCGGCGGCACGGCACCAGGCCTCGGCCTGGGAGTCCAACGTTCAGCGCTTCGAAGAGGGGGTGACCCTGCAAGTGCGCCAGGCCTGGCAGGAACTGCTCACCGCCCGCGCCCGCCGCGAGACCGCCCTGGCCTCGCTGGCGGCGGCGGAGGAGTCCCTGCGGGTGCGCGAAGAGCGCTTCCGGCAGGGGCTGGACAAGATGATCGACCTGCTCGACGCCGAAACTCAGCTTCGCGAGGCCTCGGTGCGCGAGCTGGTGGCCCGTTACGACACGACGCTGGCCACGTACCGGTTGCTGCATGCATCCGGGCTGTCCCTGTTCGAAGCCGAGCATCTTTCGGAGGAGTGCCGATGA
- a CDS encoding efflux RND transporter periplasmic adaptor subunit: MKTRSAVALSLVALLALLAGCSKKTPEKAEAAFEPVRAHIVPVERLSRQEQIEVYGLVQPGRQSFLSGRVVGPVVAVKVDAGQRVAKGDELVVIQPQAIEGQVAQARGALAQAEAAFAMAEKNFLRFERLHEKKAASDVELDMARMHYEQAQGAVQQARGAVEAARAVAQDAVIRAPFDARVVDTLVEVGDLAAPGRPLVRVESLSGSQLWLSVRESDIARIQLGDRLPVAFDSRADLGKVEGVVDEILPAADPATHTFTVKIGLEGLAVPSGISGRAWLPGPVSDALVLDQAAVHRRGGLELVVVRDEEGRARTRAVTTGARVDGQRVEILSGLGEGMQVVLDAPGPLADGTPVEVLR; the protein is encoded by the coding sequence ATGAAGACCCGCAGCGCAGTTGCACTGAGCCTCGTTGCCCTGCTGGCCCTGTTGGCCGGCTGCAGCAAGAAGACGCCTGAAAAGGCGGAGGCCGCCTTCGAGCCGGTCCGGGCCCACATCGTTCCCGTCGAGCGCTTGAGCCGACAGGAGCAGATCGAGGTCTACGGGTTGGTACAGCCGGGCCGGCAGTCCTTCCTCTCGGGCCGGGTCGTGGGTCCCGTGGTGGCGGTGAAGGTCGACGCGGGCCAGCGGGTGGCCAAGGGTGACGAACTGGTGGTCATCCAGCCCCAGGCCATCGAGGGCCAGGTGGCTCAGGCCCGCGGAGCCCTGGCCCAGGCGGAAGCCGCCTTCGCGATGGCCGAGAAAAACTTCCTTCGCTTCGAGCGACTGCACGAGAAGAAGGCCGCCTCCGACGTGGAACTGGACATGGCGCGCATGCACTACGAGCAGGCTCAGGGCGCCGTGCAGCAGGCGCGCGGGGCGGTCGAGGCCGCCCGGGCGGTGGCCCAGGACGCCGTCATTCGCGCCCCCTTCGACGCCCGGGTGGTCGACACCCTGGTGGAGGTGGGAGACCTTGCGGCACCCGGCCGTCCCCTGGTGCGGGTGGAGTCCCTGTCGGGGTCTCAGCTCTGGCTGAGCGTGCGGGAGAGCGACATCGCCCGTATTCAGCTCGGTGACCGGCTGCCGGTGGCCTTCGACTCCCGTGCCGACCTGGGTAAGGTCGAGGGGGTGGTGGACGAGATCCTGCCGGCGGCGGACCCGGCGACCCACACCTTCACCGTCAAGATCGGGCTCGAGGGGCTGGCCGTGCCTTCCGGCATCTCCGGACGGGCCTGGCTGCCCGGCCCGGTGAGCGACGCGCTGGTCCTCGACCAGGCCGCCGTGCATCGGCGGGGTGGACTCGAGCTGGTGGTGGTGCGGGACGAGGAGGGACGCGCCCGGACTCGGGCCGTGACCACCGGCGCGAGGGTCGATGGGCAGCGTGTCGAAATCCTCTCCGGCCTGGGTGAGGGGATGCAGGTGGTACTCGACGCTCCCGGGCCCCTGGCCGACGGAACCCCCGTGGAGGTGTTGCGATGA
- a CDS encoding efflux RND transporter permease subunit has product MSDQDSAGREALRKKMTRRPLGASGRIAKAFLESKLTPLMVVFSLLLGAFAVMITPREEEPQIKVPMIDVMVGFPGATAEEVEHRVITPLEKLLYEIENVDYIYSTSQPSGGMIIVRFLVGTDPDQAVLRVHAKIQSALDGLPAGVMRPVVKPRSIDDVPAVAYTLWSETATPLELRRVAEELKVELTRHPRVAQVWVLGGQRRVVRVDFDREKLGAFNVSMLQAYQALQGFNWRLPAGHTVNLNQEIPVDVGAFLRDADEIGDVVVGVYGGRPVYLQDVARILDGPEEPQTYVWMGSGPAAREKGIEHAGLDAPAVTLAVAKKAGTNAVELVRDLDRLLGGLEGKLVPSDVRITKTRDYGFTANEKSTELIEHMLIATFAVVIFMVFALGRREGLVVAVAVPVTLALTLAASYFFGYTLNRVTLFALIFAIGILVDDAIVVVENIHRHYKLGWAHPRLTTVYAVDEVGNPTILATFTVVAALMPLAFVSGLMGPYMRPIPINASAAMLFSLLVAFIISPWLTYKLFHRTAEHMAAGGSASQEDETEQEGRLHRIYARLMSPMLRSRWLRYGFLFAVVALLLLSTVTVPTRFVTVKMLPYDNKSELQVMIDAPEGFTLEQTNAVARELASVFQEIPEVTDYQVYVGTSAPFNFNGLVRHYFLRRGANVADIQINLVDKHARDTKSHPLAKQIREKLLPIGRRLGVNVKVTEVPPGPPVLSTLVAEIYGPSLEGRLEIARQVRRVFESTEGVTDVDWYVEQPAPRWEVRVDREKASRSGVTPEQVVRTLRVALAGAEAGLAHVETAREAVPIVLRLDRAQRARVGDLLQLTVHGAEGQMVPLSELVEVHSTTREMFRYHKNLQPVTYVIGEVAGEAESPVYAIANMADAIGEIVTPLGEKLPVISTHLPEDRSRYMMKWDGEWQITYEVFRDMGIAFAVVMVFIYVLVVGWFRSFITPFIIMAPIPLTLIGILPAHGLLGVFFTATSMIGFIALAGIIVRNSILLVDFIDLELEAGESLESAVLRAGAVRFRPIVLTAAALVVGGLVIYLDPIFQGLAVALIAGVIVATLLTLVVIPLLYYMYLKTVGPETVIRREA; this is encoded by the coding sequence ATGAGCGATCAGGACTCTGCCGGCCGGGAGGCCCTGCGAAAGAAGATGACCCGCAGGCCCCTCGGTGCGTCGGGACGGATTGCCAAGGCCTTCCTGGAATCCAAGCTCACGCCCCTGATGGTGGTCTTCTCCCTGCTGCTCGGCGCTTTTGCCGTGATGATCACGCCGCGGGAGGAGGAACCCCAGATCAAGGTGCCGATGATCGACGTGATGGTGGGTTTTCCCGGCGCCACCGCCGAGGAAGTCGAACACCGCGTCATCACACCGCTCGAGAAGCTGCTCTACGAGATCGAGAACGTCGATTACATCTACTCCACCTCCCAGCCTTCCGGCGGGATGATCATCGTGCGTTTCCTGGTCGGCACCGACCCGGACCAAGCCGTGTTGCGGGTCCACGCCAAGATCCAGTCGGCCCTCGACGGGCTGCCCGCGGGAGTCATGAGGCCCGTCGTCAAGCCCCGGAGCATCGACGACGTGCCCGCGGTGGCCTACACCCTGTGGAGCGAGACGGCCACGCCGCTGGAGCTGCGTCGGGTGGCCGAGGAACTCAAGGTCGAGCTGACCCGCCATCCGCGGGTGGCCCAGGTCTGGGTGCTCGGTGGTCAGCGCCGCGTGGTGCGGGTGGATTTCGACCGGGAGAAGCTGGGCGCGTTCAACGTCTCCATGCTCCAGGCGTACCAGGCGCTCCAGGGTTTCAACTGGCGCCTGCCCGCGGGCCATACGGTGAACCTGAACCAGGAGATACCGGTGGATGTGGGAGCCTTCCTTCGTGACGCGGACGAGATCGGCGACGTGGTCGTGGGTGTCTACGGCGGACGGCCCGTCTACCTGCAGGACGTGGCCCGGATCCTCGACGGTCCGGAAGAGCCGCAGACCTATGTCTGGATGGGCTCCGGGCCCGCGGCCCGCGAAAAGGGCATCGAGCATGCCGGTCTCGACGCGCCCGCGGTGACCCTCGCCGTGGCCAAGAAGGCGGGGACCAACGCCGTGGAACTGGTGCGGGACCTGGATCGACTGCTCGGCGGCCTCGAAGGCAAACTGGTGCCTTCGGATGTCCGCATCACCAAGACCCGCGACTATGGCTTCACGGCCAACGAGAAATCCACCGAACTGATCGAACACATGCTGATCGCCACTTTCGCGGTGGTGATCTTCATGGTCTTCGCCCTGGGGCGCCGCGAGGGCCTCGTGGTCGCCGTCGCCGTGCCCGTGACCCTGGCGCTGACCCTGGCGGCCTCCTATTTCTTCGGCTACACGCTCAACCGGGTCACCCTGTTCGCGCTGATCTTCGCCATCGGCATCCTTGTCGATGACGCGATCGTCGTGGTGGAGAATATCCACCGGCACTACAAGTTGGGCTGGGCCCACCCGCGCCTGACGACGGTCTACGCGGTCGACGAGGTGGGCAACCCCACCATCCTGGCCACCTTCACGGTGGTTGCCGCGTTGATGCCCCTGGCCTTCGTTTCGGGCCTGATGGGGCCCTACATGCGGCCGATTCCGATCAACGCTTCGGCGGCGATGCTCTTCTCGCTGCTGGTGGCCTTCATCATTTCCCCCTGGTTGACCTACAAGCTCTTCCACCGCACGGCCGAACACATGGCGGCGGGCGGGAGCGCGTCGCAGGAGGACGAGACCGAGCAGGAAGGTCGCCTGCACCGGATCTATGCCCGGCTGATGAGCCCGATGCTGCGCTCCCGCTGGCTGCGCTACGGTTTTCTGTTCGCCGTGGTCGCCTTGCTCCTGCTCTCGACCGTCACCGTACCGACTCGTTTCGTGACGGTGAAGATGCTGCCCTACGACAACAAGTCGGAATTGCAGGTGATGATCGACGCCCCCGAGGGATTCACCCTCGAGCAGACCAACGCCGTGGCCCGGGAGCTCGCCTCCGTGTTTCAGGAGATTCCCGAAGTCACCGACTACCAGGTTTACGTGGGCACGTCCGCACCCTTCAACTTCAACGGCTTGGTCCGCCATTACTTCCTGCGCCGCGGAGCCAACGTGGCGGACATCCAGATCAACCTGGTGGACAAGCACGCTCGGGACACCAAGTCTCATCCGCTGGCCAAGCAGATCCGGGAGAAGCTCCTGCCCATCGGCCGTCGGCTGGGCGTCAATGTCAAGGTCACGGAGGTCCCCCCCGGTCCACCGGTGCTCTCGACGCTGGTGGCCGAGATCTACGGTCCGAGTCTCGAGGGGCGGCTGGAAATCGCCCGCCAGGTGCGGCGGGTCTTCGAAAGCACCGAGGGCGTGACCGACGTGGACTGGTATGTCGAACAACCGGCTCCGCGCTGGGAGGTCCGCGTGGACCGGGAGAAGGCCTCCCGCTCCGGCGTCACGCCCGAGCAGGTGGTGCGCACCCTGCGGGTCGCCCTGGCCGGTGCCGAGGCGGGCCTGGCCCATGTGGAAACCGCGCGCGAGGCGGTGCCCATCGTCCTGCGCCTGGACCGCGCCCAGCGGGCCCGGGTCGGCGATCTGCTGCAACTGACGGTTCATGGTGCCGAGGGGCAGATGGTGCCGCTGTCCGAACTCGTCGAGGTCCACAGCACGACCCGTGAGATGTTCCGCTACCACAAGAACCTTCAGCCGGTGACCTATGTCATCGGGGAGGTGGCGGGTGAGGCCGAGTCTCCGGTCTACGCCATCGCCAACATGGCAGACGCGATCGGGGAGATCGTCACGCCTCTCGGCGAGAAGTTGCCGGTGATTTCCACCCACCTGCCCGAGGACCGCTCGCGCTACATGATGAAGTGGGACGGTGAGTGGCAGATCACCTACGAAGTCTTCCGAGACATGGGCATCGCCTTCGCGGTGGTGATGGTCTTCATCTACGTACTGGTGGTGGGCTGGTTCCGCTCGTTCATCACGCCCTTCATCATCATGGCGCCGATCCCCCTGACCCTGATCGGCATTCTGCCCGCCCACGGCCTGCTGGGTGTCTTCTTCACCGCCACTTCGATGATCGGTTTCATCGCCCTGGCGGGGATCATCGTCCGCAACTCGATCCTGCTGGTGGACTTCATCGACCTCGAACTGGAGGCCGGCGAGTCTCTCGAAAGCGCCGTGTTGCGGGCCGGCGCCGTGCGCTTCCGCCCCATCGTGTTGACGGCCGCCGCCCTGGTTGTGGGCGGACTGGTGATCTACCTCGACCCGATCTTCCAGGGGCTGGCGGTGGCGTTGATCGCCGGCGTGATCGTCGCCACCCTGCTGACCCTGGTGGTGATCCCGCTGCTCTACTACATGTACCTCAAGACGGTGGGACCCGAGACGGTGATCCGCCGGGAGGCGTGA